The Eleutherodactylus coqui strain aEleCoq1 chromosome 6, aEleCoq1.hap1, whole genome shotgun sequence genome window below encodes:
- the RBM7 gene encoding RNA-binding protein 7, with product MKMGAADADRTLFVGNLDPRATEELLFELFLQAGPALNVKIPKDKDGNPKLFAFVNFKHEESVPYGMNLLNGIKLFGRPLKIQYRSGSSHASQDTNSAASSPLGNAGFSGNGPSSNGNRYDYSPDMRHDLSPPVPSYQRSYSSPDSLQRQAMMNNFYRQGSSHGSGADMISHASSSTSNYTPYYSPYNQSSSHSAARYDSSHSHRKMSRQASHPYQNDGHHSSKDAYYRGGHEDRSHQRAESRWRPSRY from the exons ATGAAGATGGGGGCGGCGGATGCGGACAGGACCTTGTTTGTAGGCAATCTGGACCCACGGGCGACCGAGGAGCTGCTGTTCGAGCTGTTCCTGCAG GCCGGTCCTGCGCTGAACGTTAAAATCCCCAAAGACAAAGATGGGAACCCCAAGTTATTTGCTTTTGTGAACTTCAAGCATGAAGAATCTGTTCCCTACGGGATGAATCTGCTGAACGGGATCAAGCTCTTCGGCCGACCCCTGAAGATCCAGTACCGATCAG GAAGCAGTCACGCCTCTCAAGATACAAATAGCGCGGCGTCCTCTCCGCTGGGAAACGCCGGCTTCTCGGGAAATGGTCCGTCCTCAAACGGGAACAG ATACGACTACAGTCCTGACATGAGGCACGATCTCTCGCCGCCGGTTCCGAGCTATCAGCGGTCCTACTCCTCTCCAGACAGCCTGCAGAGACAAGCAATG ATGAATAACTTTTACCGCCAAGGATCTTCTCACGGCTCGGGCGCGGACATGATCTCCCACGCTTCTTCCTCCACGTCGAATTACACTCCTTATTACAGTCCATATAATCAAAGCTCCTCCCACTCCGCAGCGCGTTATGATTCCTCCCACAGCCACCGGAAAATGAGCCGCCAAGCCTCTCATCCCTACCAGAACGATGGCCACCATAGCAGCAAAGATGCGTACTACAGGGGGGGTCACGAGGACCGCAGTCATCAGAGGGCGGAGTCTCGCTGGCGCCCATCTCGCTACTAA